The following is a genomic window from Opitutus sp. GAS368.
CTTGGCGAAGTGCAGATCCTCGATGCCGGCGCCGCCGTTGGCGTCCTGCTTCGTGCGGGTCTGGAAGGCGGCCTCGTTGCCGGTGATGGAGGCCGCCTGCCCGCTGATCTTGATGTAGCTCTCAAAATCGGGGAAGGCGTCGGAGGGCAGCTTGTCGGCCGCGCGGACCGTTCCTCCCGCGAGGGCGAGCAGGGCCCCGGCCAGGAGGCCGGCGGGGCGGATGAAGTCGGCAAGGGTGACTTTCATGGCTGGGAATGGGTTGGGTGTGGTCAGTTGCGGAAGTGGAAGCTGGCGTTGGAACCGTGCGGCTGCTCGTGGCAGCCGGCGCTCCAGCAGGTGCCCTGCATGAGGCGCGTATTGTGGTTCTCCGCCGTGTGCCGGATCGCGTTGGCGTTGATCTGGCCGGAGGAGCCGGGGTCGCCCACCTCGAGGTGGCAGCGCAGGCAGAGGTTGGCGTCGCGGGCGACGAGCATCTTGGCGTTGATCGTGCCGTGCGGGTTGTGGCAGGCGACGCAGCCCTCGCGCATGGCGCCGTGCTCGTAGACGAACGGGCCCTTCTGCTCGGTGTGGCACTTGGTGCAGGTGGCGTTCTGGCCCTCCAGGTCGGCGCCGGTGCCGGCGATGGCGTTGCCCTTGTGGACCTCATGGCAGTCGGCGCAGCTCATCTTGCCGTTCAGCACCTGGTGGCTGTTCGGGAGGCTGAACTGGGCGCGCTTGTCGAGGTGGCAGGCGAAGCAGGTCTCCGGCGACCGGCGCGGGTTGATGATGGTGCCCTTGGCGCCGCCGGACTTGTTGTGGATCGAACCGGGGCCGTGGCAGGCTTCGCAGCCCGTATCCCCCACCTTGGGATCGGCGAGGGCGAGGCGCGCGTGGCTGGCGGTGGCGAAGTGCGCGGTGTGGTCGGCGTGGCACTCGGCGCAGGACTTGGAGCCGGCGAACTGGGCGCCGGGCACCGCGGGCGGCGCGAGCACCGCGCGGTTCGCGGAGACGCAGGAGATCAGCAGCAGACCCCAGGCGGCGATGCCGCCGAAGAGCAGCGTGTTTTTGGTCCAGCGGGTGGGGAGATTCATGGGAGGAAAGGCTTGGGCGACTGGGTTACCTGTTATGGCACCCTCCTTATACGGGATTTTCCGGGCGATGACTGCGCATCGCTTGGCCAGGTGTGGGCAGTAATTGGTGCGTTGCCCATCGCGGGGGTGCGCCGGCCGGCGCTACTTCTGGATGGCGCCGTTGTGGCAGTCGGAGCAGGTGAGGTCGGGATCGAGTTCGCCGTCGGGGTGCTTGAATTCCAGGCCGCGCGCATTGAGCTGCTCGAGCATGGCGCCCTTGCCCTGGGCGAGAATCGTGTGGCAGGACGTGCAGTCGCTCGCGGGCACGACCAGGCCGCCGGCGCCCTGGTGCTTGCTGTCGTGGCAGCGGAAACAGCCGGCCCAGTCCTTGTGGCCGAGGTTGTCGGGATACCCGCGCCAATCGGCCTGGCGCTCGGGGAACATCGAGGAGGCAAACAGCCGCTGCACTTCGGCAATGGCGGGCGCGGTGTCCGCGGCCTCGGCATACTTGCCGCGGAGGTAGTCGCCGATCCTGCCCGGGGCCGCGGCGGCGGTGCTGATTTCCTTTTGCAGCATGGCCTTCACGGCCTCGCGCTTGATGTTGGGGAGCTTCCGGCTGAGCGTGCCGGACGCCATCGCCTGCTCTACCGAGGCGTTGGCGCTCGGGAAGTCGTGGGCGGGACGATTGTGGCAGTCGAGGCAGTCCATCCGGCGGATCTTGTCCGCGGGCGGCTCGCCCTTGAAGTCCGCGGCGCGGTAGACGCGCGCCGTGCCGTCCTTCGGGTTGGTCACCCGCATCCAGGGGATCACCTGGCGCTTATCGTCGGTGGCGTAATAGTCGACCTGCGCGTCCGGGCCGGCGTGCCAGTGGATGCCGCCGAGGGCGCCGTCGGCGCGGGGCTCGGTGACGCGCAGAAGCAGGCGGACGGTGTAGGGCGTGTTGGCCTTGTCGGACAGGAAATGTTCGTAGGTGCGGTCGAGGTTGCCGTGGGACTTCTCGGGCCAGTGGCACTTGGCGCAGATATCCTGGGCCGGGCGGATATACTTGAGCGGGGTGGCGATGGGGCGGTTGTAGTTGTCCAGCGTGTAGGCGATGAGTTGGTGGGTGCCGTTGATCTTGGCCTTGATGAACCACTGGGCGCCGGAGCCGATGTGGCATTCCACGCAGTCCACGCGGGCGTGGGCGCTGCGCTGGTAGGCGACAAACTCGGGGTTCATGGCTTGGTGGCATACCTGGCCGCAGAACTGCACCGATTCCGAGTAATGGTAGGTCTGGTAGCTGCCGAAGGCGCTCAGCATGATGAAGCCCACGCCGCCGGCGCCGAAGAGGACCAGGAAGCGGCGCTGGGCCGGGCTGGAAAAATCCAGCCGCCACTTGTCCGGCACCGTGGCCGCGTGCTTGATCGCCCAGCGGCGCTGCGCCCAGGCGCCGAAGAACACCAGCACGAGGCCGGTGCTCAGGAAGCCCGGGGCGACGATGTAAGTGAAGATGCCCAGGTAGGGATTCTTGTCCCCCTGTGTGAAGTCCATCCAGACCAGCAGGGCGAACGAGAACAGCGCGCCGAGCGCCAGCACGCCGCCGATGGCGCTGATCCAGTTGTTGAAATGGGACCGCGGCTTGGGCGCGACCGGAATGGAGGAGATGGGCTCGGACATGGTGGGAAGGGAGTGTGTCAACGTGCTGCGGCTGGTCCGGCCGCCACGTGTGTCGTGTGCCGGGACGGCCGGTGGCGTCAGGCCTTGAACTTGCGGATGTAGGCGACGAGATCCTTGATCTCGTCGGCGGAGAGGTCGGCCTTGTAGGCCTTCATCCTTTCCTTGCCGGCCTTGTCGTTGATGCCCTCGGTGATGGACTTGATCATTTCCTCGTCCTTCATCTCGGCCTGCGCCTTGGCGTCGGTGTAATCCTTCAACTGGAGTTTCTTGCCGGCCTTGGTCTGGCCCTTGCCGTCGTCGCCGTGGCACTTGGTGCAGTTGTTTTCCCAGTTCTCGGTGACGGGGGCGGCATGACCGAGGGCTGTGCCCGCAAGAAAGACCAGGCTGGTGGTGAGGAGGAGACAGCGATTTTTCATGGTGGAATGCGGTGGTTGAAGTGGGCGATGAGTAGAGTT
Proteins encoded in this region:
- a CDS encoding cytochrome c3 family protein, with the translated sequence MNLPTRWTKNTLLFGGIAAWGLLLISCVSANRAVLAPPAVPGAQFAGSKSCAECHADHTAHFATASHARLALADPKVGDTGCEACHGPGSIHNKSGGAKGTIINPRRSPETCFACHLDKRAQFSLPNSHQVLNGKMSCADCHEVHKGNAIAGTGADLEGQNATCTKCHTEQKGPFVYEHGAMREGCVACHNPHGTINAKMLVARDANLCLRCHLEVGDPGSSGQINANAIRHTAENHNTRLMQGTCWSAGCHEQPHGSNASFHFRN
- a CDS encoding NapC/NirT family cytochrome c; the encoded protein is MSEPISSIPVAPKPRSHFNNWISAIGGVLALGALFSFALLVWMDFTQGDKNPYLGIFTYIVAPGFLSTGLVLVFFGAWAQRRWAIKHAATVPDKWRLDFSSPAQRRFLVLFGAGGVGFIMLSAFGSYQTYHYSESVQFCGQVCHQAMNPEFVAYQRSAHARVDCVECHIGSGAQWFIKAKINGTHQLIAYTLDNYNRPIATPLKYIRPAQDICAKCHWPEKSHGNLDRTYEHFLSDKANTPYTVRLLLRVTEPRADGALGGIHWHAGPDAQVDYYATDDKRQVIPWMRVTNPKDGTARVYRAADFKGEPPADKIRRMDCLDCHNRPAHDFPSANASVEQAMASGTLSRKLPNIKREAVKAMLQKEISTAAAAPGRIGDYLRGKYAEAADTAPAIAEVQRLFASSMFPERQADWRGYPDNLGHKDWAGCFRCHDSKHQGAGGLVVPASDCTSCHTILAQGKGAMLEQLNARGLEFKHPDGELDPDLTCSDCHNGAIQK
- a CDS encoding cytochrome c, with amino-acid sequence MKNRCLLLTTSLVFLAGTALGHAAPVTENWENNCTKCHGDDGKGQTKAGKKLQLKDYTDAKAQAEMKDEEMIKSITEGINDKAGKERMKAYKADLSADEIKDLVAYIRKFKA